The Sulfurihydrogenibium azorense Az-Fu1 genome contains the following window.
AGCAAAAGTTATAGCTTACGACCCATACATACCAAGGGAAAAAGGAGAAAGACTTGGAGTTGAACTTATTGATAATCTCCATGATTTAATAAAGATGTCAGATATAATTACACTTCATTGCCCTTTAACGGAAGAAACAAGAAATATGATAGGTAAAAAAGAGTTTGATTTAATGAAAAAAGGTGTTTACTTTATAAACTGTGCAAGAGGGGGAATAGTTGACGAAGATGCTCTATATGAAGCTGTAAAGGAAGGTAAGATAGCAGGTCTTGGTCTAGACGTTTTCTCAAAAGAGCCACCAGACGATAGGATAAGAAGACTTTTTGAGTTTCCAAACATCAGTCTATCTCCACACATTGGAGCAAACACTTATGAGTCTCAAGATAACGTTGCAATCAAGATAGCTCAGTATGTTATAGCAGCGTTAAAAGGACAGTTTGTAGAGGTTGCTGTAAACGCACCATTTACAATAACAGAAGGATTTGAGAATATAAAAGCTTACCTTGAACTTGCAGAAAAGTTAGGAAGCTTCTTAACCCAGTATGCAGGAGGACACTTTACCGAGATAAACATAGAGGTAAGAGGAACTATCAGAGACCATATAGAGCCTATAGTTGCATTTTTCTTAAAAGGATACTTATCTCCTGTTTTAGACACTCCAGTAAATATAATAAATGCACCATTTATAGCTAAAGAAAGAGGTATAAACATAATAAAATCAACAAGAGAAGCTGGATTAAACTTTAAAGAGTTTATTAAAATAACAGCAAAAGCTCAAGATAAAGAAGTAGTTGTAGGTGGAACAGCATTCTACGATAAACTACCAAGAATTATGCTTGTAGATAACTACTGGATAGACATAGAACCCAGCGGTGTAATTTTAATGTTTGAAAACAAAGACGTTCCGGGAGTAATAGGAAAACTTGGAACAATCCTTGCAAGACATAACATAAACATAGCAGGATTTAGACTTGGAAGACTTGAGAAAGGGAAAATAGCCCTTGGAGCTCTACAACTTGACGATAAGTTAAATGAAGCTGTTTTAGAAGAGATTCACCAAATCCCTGAAATAATAAAAGCAAAACAAGTTATACTATAAAAAGGAGGAAAAAGTTGTCTAAAAAAATAAGAGTTGCTATAGCTGGAGTTGGGAACTGTGCAAGCTCTTTAATTCAAGGTATTTACTACTATAAGGAAAAACAAAATATTGAAGCAAGTGGATTAATGCATGAAGATATTGGGGGTTATAAACCTTGGGATATAGAGATAGTAGCAGCGTGGGATATAGACGCAAGGAAGGTAGGTTTTGATGTAAGTCAGGCTATATTTGCACCTCCAAACTGTACCACAGTTTTTAAAAGAGATATTCCCCATATGGGTGTTAAAGTAAGAATGGGGAAAGTCTTAGATGGATATCCTGAGCACATGAAAAACTACCCACCAGAAAATGCTTTTGTCCTTGCAGATGCAAAAGAAGACAGTTTAGAAACAGTTGTCAAAGTCCTAATAGAATCAAAAGCAGACGTTTTAGTAAACTATGTCCCAGTAGGAGCTGAGAAAGCAGCAAGATTTTACGCTCAAGCATGTTTAGAAGCAGGTGTATCCTTTATAAACTGTATGCCTACTTTTATAGTGTCTGATGACGAATGGGCTAAAAAGTTTGAAGATGCAGGTATTCCAGTAATAGGTGATGATATAAAATCTCAAGTTGGAGCAACTATAACCCATAGAGTATTAACACAGCTTCTACTAGAGAGAGGAGTTAAAATAGACAGGACTTATCAACTTAACGTAGGAGGAAACACAGACTTTTTAAATATGCTTGAAAGAAGTAGGTTAGAAACAAAGAAAAAATCAAAAACACAAGCAGTTACCTCTTTAATACCTTACGGAATAGACCCAAGGAACGTTCATATAGGACCTTCTGATTACGTTCCGTGGCTAAAGGATAAAAAACTTGCATTTATAAGAATAGAAGGAAGATTATTTGGTGATGTTCCTATGAATATAGAACTTAGACTAGAAGTTGAGGACTCTCCCAACAGTGCAGGAGTTGCAATAGATGCAATAAGATGTGCAAAACTTGCCCAAGACAGAGGAATAGGAGGACCTTTATACTCAATCTCAGCTTACACAATGAAACATCCACCAATCCAGTATAAAGACTGGCAAGCAAGACAGATGGTAGAAGAGTTTATAGCAGGTATAAGAGAAAGATAAACTTGAGGATAAAAGTAAAAGTAAAACCCGGCTCAAGTAAAAACGAAGTAAAGAAGATAGAGGAAAATTTTTACGAAGTAAGGTGTACTACAATTCCAGAAAAAGGTAAAGCAAACGACAAAGTAATAGAGTTAATGTCTGAGTATTTGGATGTACCAAAATCAAGGATAAAGATTATAAAAGGACACTCTTCCCGGGAAAAAGAGATAGAGATAGAATAAAGGAGCCGTAAGAAGGCTCCGAAAATATTTTAGAAATTTGTTAAAAACTCCTTTCCAATTTAGATAATTTTAAAACAAGCCAAGATTTTGGTTTTAGAAATAAATGTTTATTTTTTAAATAATTTTTTCCTTTCTTGAATATATCCTTTTTCCTCCATACATTTTTTAATTAAAGATTCTCTTAATTGTTCTATTGCAATCTGTTCAGAATAATCATAATTGTATATTGGTATACAGTTAACGTTGTATTCTGTATAAGCACCATAATTATAGCTTGATCCAGAATAAGAACCATAATTATAACTTGATCCAGAACATTTATATCCAACTATTATTTTTTTTTGGTGGAGGGATTAGTGCATCTGGATAACGACTTTTTGCTAATTCTTTACACTGATTTGTATGAGTTCTATACATCGTGAACACCTTCACCTAAAAATTTTATCATACTCCATAAACAATGTCTGCTGGTCTTTTGTATCCTAAAGAATGATGTGGCCTTATAAAATTGTACTTCCTTACATACTTCCTTAACTTCTTATTCATCTCCTCTAATGTGTAATCTAATCCCTCTATCAACCATAACTCCTCTTCTATTGTCCTTATCAATCTTTCTACAACACCATTAGTCTTTGGACTCCTTGGATAGCTAAAGTAATGCTCCACTCCTATATCCGTTAAATACTTGTTAAACTCCCCTAAAAACTCACTCCCGTTATCTGTTTGTACCCTCTTTATCTCAAATTCAAAATACTCATTTAACTCAATATAAAATTCTTTTGTTTTCTTTGAATTTTTACTTTCATATACCCGTGCAAAACAAAATCTGCTATACTTATCTATAGCTGTGAATTGGTAATATGTTGCACCTGCGATGTTCAGGTGTTTTACGTCTATTTGTACTACATCCCCTGGGGCTTGTGCTTGCAAGCCTCTTTTTGTCCTTTTCTTCTTTATACTCTTTTTTCTTTTGTTTTGTATTTTAATTGATTTTGTTCTCTCTATTAATCCTTCTTCTTTTAATACTTTATACACTGTAGATGGTGATACTTTTATGTTTTTTTCTTCTTGTAGATATGCCGATATTTTTTCTTTGCTCCAAGTTGGGTTTTGTTTCCTGACTTTTATTATTTGTTCTCTGTACTGATTTCTTATAGTTGGTTTTCTTGTGTTTTTTGGTGTTTTAGGTCTATCAAGAAGTCCTTCAAGTCCGTCTTTTTTGTATCTTTCAAACCATTTATAGAAGGTAGTTCTTGATATTCCGAAGTATCTGCAGGTTTTGGATATATTTTTTGTATCTTGGTAGTGCTGTATCCATTTTAGTCTTTTTTTGGCTTCTTTTGTTAAAGGAATGTCTTTAATCTTGTTTGATAGTTTTTTAGGAAAGAGTGTTGTCATATACATAGGGGTTCCTATAATACCTTTCATATAACCTACCTCCTGTTTTTGTTGAAATTATTTTAAAGGGGTAGGTGTTCACTGTGTATTGAAACTTATACAGAGGGGAGGTTAAAGCTTGACATTTCCCAGGTTTGATAGTAAGATGAAACTAAATTTATTTTGAGGAAGGAAGGCATGAAGAAGGTTCTTGCATCACTTCTTATTTCATCGGGCTTGGTTCTTGCGAATCCGGTTTATAACTGCTTCACTTTCTTAAACGCCGGAGACTTAAAAAGAGCCTTAGAGGAAGGAAAAAAGGCTGTGAAACTTTATCCTGCAGATCCTTATGCTCACTCTTGCCTCGGAAAGGCTTACTATGAATCCGGACTCTTTGACCAAGCCCTTGAGAGTTTAAAAAGAGCAGAGAAACTCGCAACTCAAGAGGAAGACCTTATGTATATCTATAACTGGATAGGTGGGGTCCTTGAGAAGAAAGGAGACTACGACGATGCACTTGAGTATTACATGAGAAGCCTTTCAGTAGCAAAGAGAAAAGGAAATAGAAAAGCGCAGGCAGCCCGCCTTAATAATATAGGAGGGATCTACCGTAATAAAGGTGATCTTGACAGAGCACTCTCTTACTATATGGAGTCTTTGGAGCTTACAGAAAAAGAAGAAGATAAGGCTACTACATACAACAACATAGCTGTTATTTACTCTGAAAAAGGTGATTATTCTAAAGCGGTAGAGTATTTAAAAAAGGCTATTGAGATCGATGAAAGGTTTGGAAATTATCATGGAGCCGCTCAACGGATGCTCAATCTTGGGGCTACTTATATAATGATGAAAGATTACAATAATGCTACCTACTATCTTAAAGAAGGTTTAACGAGGATACAAAAAGTTGGAGACAAATACTTGGAAGCGTATGCATATGGATATTTAGGTTGGCTCTACGAAGATTTAGGTAAAATAGATCTTGCAAGAGATTATTTTAAAAAAGCATATAACCTCTTTAGCTCCATTGGTGCAAAAGCTGATGCAGAAGTTGTATATTCAGAACTTTCAAAACTTAAATAATGATAAATGATAAAAGTAAAATTTTAATAAGATAAGTTATTTTCCAATTTTTTAATATTCCATATTTTATGTGTTGAATCATTAACCCTAATTTCAAATTCAAGAAGTGGTATTATATTTAAAAACGACTGCTGGAAGTTATATTTTAGAATTAAGATAAACTTTTTTATTTCGGCTTTAAATTTTGCTACTTCCCTTGGTTTGTTTTAAAATTATTTAAATTGGAAATTAGAGTTTAAAGTTTAAACATTAAAGTTTATATCTGTATATTCCAAAAATGCTAAAATATATATCTAAAATCTCAACGAGGTAAAGTATGCCAAAAAGGACTGATATTGAGACAATCCTTCTAATCGGATCCGGACCTATCATAATCGGGCAAGCTGCAGAGTTTGATTACTCCGGAACCCAAGGTGCAAAAGCCCTAAAAGAAGAAGGTTATCGTGTAATCCTTGTAAACTCAAACCCCGCAACCATAATGACAGACCCAAACATAGCAGACAGAACCTACATAGAACCCCTAATAACCCCTGTTTTAGAAAAAATCATAGAAAAAGAAAGACCTGACGCAATCTTGCCTACACTTGGTGGACAAACAGCTTTAAACCTTGCAATAGAGCTATATGAGAAAGGTATATTAGACAAGTACAACGTTGAGCTTATCGGTGCAAAGTACGAAGTCATAAAAAAAGCAGAAGACAGAGACCTTTTTAAAAAGGCAATG
Protein-coding sequences here:
- a CDS encoding IS481 family transposase, giving the protein MKGIIGTPMYMTTLFPKKLSNKIKDIPLTKEAKKRLKWIQHYQDTKNISKTCRYFGISRTTFYKWFERYKKDGLEGLLDRPKTPKNTRKPTIRNQYREQIIKVRKQNPTWSKEKISAYLQEEKNIKVSPSTVYKVLKEEGLIERTKSIKIQNKRKKSIKKKRTKRGLQAQAPGDVVQIDVKHLNIAGATYYQFTAIDKYSRFCFARVYESKNSKKTKEFYIELNEYFEFEIKRVQTDNGSEFLGEFNKYLTDIGVEHYFSYPRSPKTNGVVERLIRTIEEELWLIEGLDYTLEEMNKKLRKYVRKYNFIRPHHSLGYKRPADIVYGV
- a CDS encoding tetratricopeptide repeat protein, coding for MKKVLASLLISSGLVLANPVYNCFTFLNAGDLKRALEEGKKAVKLYPADPYAHSCLGKAYYESGLFDQALESLKRAEKLATQEEDLMYIYNWIGGVLEKKGDYDDALEYYMRSLSVAKRKGNRKAQAARLNNIGGIYRNKGDLDRALSYYMESLELTEKEEDKATTYNNIAVIYSEKGDYSKAVEYLKKAIEIDERFGNYHGAAQRMLNLGATYIMMKDYNNATYYLKEGLTRIQKVGDKYLEAYAYGYLGWLYEDLGKIDLARDYFKKAYNLFSSIGAKADAEVVYSELSKLK
- the serA gene encoding phosphoglycerate dehydrogenase, whose amino-acid sequence is MYKVLVTDDISPKGLEILNNDEMIDLDYQPEIKFNELLEIVKDYDAIITRSRTPVTKELLERAEKLKVVGRAGVGVDNVDLEEASRRGILVINTPGANTIGAAEITMAHLYAVLRKLHLAHKSMLEGQWDRKRFMGEELDGKVVGIIGLGNVGSQVAIRCKAAGAKVIAYDPYIPREKGERLGVELIDNLHDLIKMSDIITLHCPLTEETRNMIGKKEFDLMKKGVYFINCARGGIVDEDALYEAVKEGKIAGLGLDVFSKEPPDDRIRRLFEFPNISLSPHIGANTYESQDNVAIKIAQYVIAALKGQFVEVAVNAPFTITEGFENIKAYLELAEKLGSFLTQYAGGHFTEINIEVRGTIRDHIEPIVAFFLKGYLSPVLDTPVNIINAPFIAKERGINIIKSTREAGLNFKEFIKITAKAQDKEVVVGGTAFYDKLPRIMLVDNYWIDIEPSGVILMFENKDVPGVIGKLGTILARHNINIAGFRLGRLEKGKIALGALQLDDKLNEAVLEEIHQIPEIIKAKQVIL
- a CDS encoding DUF167 domain-containing protein, with translation MRIKVKVKPGSSKNEVKKIEENFYEVRCTTIPEKGKANDKVIELMSEYLDVPKSRIKIIKGHSSREKEIEIE
- a CDS encoding inositol-3-phosphate synthase codes for the protein MSKKIRVAIAGVGNCASSLIQGIYYYKEKQNIEASGLMHEDIGGYKPWDIEIVAAWDIDARKVGFDVSQAIFAPPNCTTVFKRDIPHMGVKVRMGKVLDGYPEHMKNYPPENAFVLADAKEDSLETVVKVLIESKADVLVNYVPVGAEKAARFYAQACLEAGVSFINCMPTFIVSDDEWAKKFEDAGIPVIGDDIKSQVGATITHRVLTQLLLERGVKIDRTYQLNVGGNTDFLNMLERSRLETKKKSKTQAVTSLIPYGIDPRNVHIGPSDYVPWLKDKKLAFIRIEGRLFGDVPMNIELRLEVEDSPNSAGVAIDAIRCAKLAQDRGIGGPLYSISAYTMKHPPIQYKDWQARQMVEEFIAGIRER